The Drosophila innubila isolate TH190305 chromosome 2L unlocalized genomic scaffold, UK_Dinn_1.0 4_B_2L, whole genome shotgun sequence genome segment AGATAATGttgctttattaaattaatgtaaacaTATTTATCTTAAGCATATGACtggtttttaatgaaattaattcaatacatTAGGGAATATCcctcaaaaaattcaaataattgataaataagATTCTTAAGTACCTAGAAAATAccgttatttattattattatttaaatatagatattCAATTACAATTCGTAGTACTCCTACTCACCCTGTATATCTGCTCCCAGATCCCGCTCACAGAAGTTCGGGGATCGCtgataataaaaaagtgaCGTCTCCAGCTTTCGTGCCATGCGAGCGGCGCTCTTATCAGCATTCGGCTGTCGCGTGCCTCGTTCGCCGTCCCGATCCCGTTGTGTCTCACGACCCCCCAATATGCCAGACGCATCGGAGGCCACCATATCCGAGGAGGTGCCGGCACCGTTGCcaccatttaattttttattgcgtGCCCGCTTTAAGACCACAACGGGCTCCCCATTGCCGAGATTCGATTGATCCACCAGGATGGCCTTGCGAAACTGATGCTTCAGCACTTTGCCGACAATATGAAAATCTGGAGCAGATTTCCAGCAGGTTTTCAGTTGACAACTGCCCGACATACCGTGGCACTTACAGCGGAACTCCATATTGTTGGAGACGGCCTGGAAATCAAAATGGGGAAGATTTTGGGAACTACTTAAGATGTTGTTGAAACTTAAAAGTTACAAAGTATCATGGGTTTTGGAGCGTTCTTATTGAGTTGAAAGAGTTAAccttatttcaaaaaaaagtttataaagtatactttataaaatataatgttgGGAACATACtcattaaaagttttcaaaactaTCCGTCTGTATTAAAATCCTATTACTTtacaaactaattttaatgtaaGAATTCAATATCGATCACACTCATACGCATGCattgtgtgcatgtgttttCTGATTTCTTAGCtgtacccaaaaaaatataatagtttaTTAAGATTTTGTAGGACGaggaaaaataagaaaaacacgTCTCGTTAACTTTTCTGACTTTCATAAAGGTTGAAAAATTGCTCAACATCATGTTTTCAAATTACTTTTCTAACTTACCACTCTTCCCGCATGATTGTTGTGAAGATTAATTTTGGACTGTATATCGCCAGCTTTTTCGCGGCAATCGAGAAATAGCTTGGAGTACTCGACGCCAAAGTCCATGTTGTGGGAGCAACCGCCCCATTTCCAGCGACTGGCAATTTTCGAACGTTCATATTTCTTTTCCTCCTCGGGGGTAAGTATTTGATTCGTTTCGAGGTATTGAAGAAACTGCTTCTTCTCCTTGTCCAAGGATTGACGGAGATTCTTGTTAAGCGTTTTCCGGTTGATGGTAGGATCACAACCGCAGGACATCAAACGTCCTTGACTACAGGCTCTTGCCACACTGTGTGCCACACCCGCTGCTGAAAtagcaaaggcaaaagcacTCTCCCGATAACCTTTTTGAAAGAGGAAGAAGGATGAAAGGTCTTGGGATTAGAGCTGTGAAATGAATATGTTTTCCTGGGGGAATCATGGCCAACTATTGGCAAGCTATGCGGTGTTATTTTTAACACTGAATGACCAAACGATCTGACCATGGGGAATTGTGCGGCATTTGGCTTTGACATAAACCTGGACAAGCCGCCAAGCCCCAAAAGTGGGCAGAGCGCACAGCCAACTTGGCCTCCAGCCTGCAATCGATCGGTTGATCGAACGAACGATCGATCGCCAGATCAGACAAGTTTTAATGATGCAAAATTTGTGGTCAgcaagagatagagagagggggatggagagggagatagagaTATAGAGGAGAGTCCACACCCACCCAGGTGGTTATGCAATAGCTGTCAAACGGCTGTCAAAATTGACGTTAATCATGATCGACATGTAGCGTCATTGAGCGTTACCaaagttggcaacatttgTCAATCGATTGACATGCAAATTGTCAGCGCCAATCGATATACGGCGACAGTACATATGTCAATGTGACAGGCGTGCATCACGGTAGGATCGTTACTATGGAATGGGATGGGATGGGATGAGATGGGATGGGGTTGAGCTGTCAAACAATCAGTCAGACGGTCAACTTTGTACAAGTCTGTCACTCAGGATGCGCACGAATGCAAATGTCAATGTTGTGAcaagttgtcgttgtcgttgtcttaCACACAGCGAGAAAGACGATCGAGCAAGCGATCGGTCGATCGAACGTGCGATcgaaatgcaatgcaaaagtGTAGCGCGCATTTGATTGACGATTAAGACGCCATCAATCAATGCATCAATGCGCACAGTAGCCATGCCATGCCACAGTCAcaatcacagtcacagtcacaaaCATAGTCACAGACACAGTCACAGGCATTGCAGCAATCTCATGCCCATTTCGCGATCTGTGGAGATCTGTGATCGTCGATTGGAGTCTTGATTTATGCATGCTTTGTGTTCCCCCCACAGGCCATTTGCAAATCCAAATCACATCATTGCCAGAGAGTTACATTTGACAATGCCTTGGGGCTGGCTCGATGTGACGTGCTTCTTACTGCGCATAAATTGGCAACCGATCGACGATCAACGATCGCTCCACTTGGCCCCATatactaacaacaacagcaacaacgacctgtctacagtcgcagtcgcagtcccTGTCTCGTTTCCGAGTCTCTGTTGTGTTGCAATCCCAAGTAATTGTTTGCGACATACGTCGCTCGCTTGTTGTCACATGCATTTGCTTGAACCGAGACTAAGATAAAGGTCGATCGTTGACGACGATCGTACGTAATCCTTTTACTACTTTTGTACATGGCTGCCTGACTGCCGCTTCCAATCTCCCAGTCTGAGACCCAGCCTCAGTTGATTGACAATAATGCATGGCGAAGTAGCAGCAACGATCTGCGATctgcaacaacgacgacggcgacgacgatcAACCGATCGGCGACCAGTGCCATAAGTTATAGTAGATGTATGCAAAATAGTTGACCTGTCCGTGTGCCGATTCGATTGTCAGTCATTGTGGCTCTCGGACTTGATTTGTTTCGTTTCACTTGGTCGATCGTTGATCCCTCCATCCCCACCTCAATACCCCTACTCTCTCTATTGGGGGCTGCTCAGGTTGCCTCTGCCCTTATATGTCGCCCCAGTCGACCAAAACGTTGCAcgcgttgctgttgcctgtcAATATTGACTCTCGTTATGTGCAGAGTTCAGTTCGCTGTTTCCTTCCTTATTTAATGGACAgtcggacagacggacagacggacggatcGGCAGACATGCCACTGACATAAGCTTGGGTTTACCATATTGGTTCACCTGAAGGCTAGTCGAGAgacgacagagagagagagagagagagagagagagagagagttactTGGAAGTGCTGGTGGTGTGGCATGCATTTGAAGATTTATGGTTTGGCATTGTTATATTGGCCAATGTTGTTAACTTTAAGCTTTAAGCTTTAACTTTAACCTACCTCATTTTATGTGTACGCGCATTTGGCCTGATCAAGTTTTTCCCTGCACTTGATGGCAGCCCCAAGATTATggccaaatgcaaattatttgtagAAATGCTGTAATGACattgtttttactttgtttggcttttgtcCAAATCACATAAATGCTAATCCGCCTTTAAAGTTTCaagttgtatttgtatatagtagaaaatttatatcagatgaatgaatgatttgaTATACTTTTCATTAAGAAATACCTTAAGAAGAACGGCCTATATAGTACATTTTatctttttcaaaatttgataaatttttttttgcatttcagcGCATTTTACACAATTAAATCGATCCCTTACGTTTTACAAGTGTACTAGTAGTTCTTATCTTTAATTGTGAGTCACTTTTTTCTTTGgatatttgatattaattaaaatagaagCTCTGGGTTCAGTTCTACCTTTCTTACTACCCAATATTATACAGAGTTTCCAACGTTTTTATATAGAATAACTAGAAAGTCATTGCCAGATCTACTATATATCATACCTGACAGTGCTTTGATCCTGTTGTTATCCAATACAAGAGGTTCTTTTACCTTGTTATTGAGTTTTCTCTAATTTATATATGCAATTCTTAATTTGTACACCATAGATTGCCACATTTATTGTGGTTGCTCCTAAACAAAGTATCTGTGAGTTTGTGTTCCAATTACATTATTAGAAACTCATAGCTAGATTCTTTCCCTACCCCACAGTACCCTCTCTATAGTTAAAATTGcattctgttgttgttctgttgtCAATGGTTGGCTATTGACGTCTTTCCCAGCACAGGTCTCCACTTCTCCGTCTACCTTCATGGAGCCATGTCGGCTCCCAAGCGATTCAGTTTGTTCGTTTGTCTCTTGAATGTCTCGCTGTCGTTTTGCAGTACGTTGTCAGTGGTCGCGGCAGCATCCGTCAAGAGagataacaattttttaaattgaaattgaatgaaGTGGTTTGcttacaatataatttatacgatgaatgcaaataaattacgcCGGACTCGAGTCAACTTGACTGGACGACTTGACTTGAGTTGAGGTAAGCCTTTCCCTTTTACTCGTCGGTCTCCCAGGCAACTCTTCTTGTTTGCCTGTCTCTTTGGGTTTCTCTTCATTCTACCCCCCTCTCACTCCACACAACTTTTTCCTTCTTATTGCAGCCGCATTGAAATTTGTGAGAAATCTTTTCAACATTGCCACTGTGGGCAGATATCGTTTGCATCTGCATTGCATGccgccattttgatcattggTTGCTGCCCCAttgttttggcatttttactGCAATTGGATGACGCATAATTTAACTAATGAAGCGCTTGGGAACGCGCCCCAAGCATGTCACAACTTAACCTGAGAGCATCGCTTGATTGCCACCTGAGCAATTGCCATAGTTAAAAGTTAAAGATGGCTctgttttttagtttaaataccTGGAATATCTCTGGGTTTTTTTCAtggaattttgataaaatcttatacttattattaagatttaacaaagctatgacagcTTGCAGTTTTTTGAAATAGTATCACGGGGAAAGTATGAAAAGGGGtggaaattaattgaattttttacttttgatgcagaatcaaattagaggccagataatgataaaattgacattctgcatgaaaatcggctaaaatttgacaaagttatgacacttTGAAGTTTTGTGAAACAGTATCAAGAGAATAGTACAGAAAAATGGACATTGATGGAAAAATCAGAatcaaattgtaataaaaactaGGGgactccgccccctgctcgcttcgctcgcggtgctaGAGTCGAGAATACTCGACTTACTATGGCAGAAGCTATGACTGATCTTcacccgattggtcctatggcagctatatgataagtggaccgatttgaactaacttcggtctgGATTTAAAACATTAACTTATATGTAAactctatcagtttggttaagatatctcaaagaaccaaaaaaattaatactaaagcttgatttttgaccgatcgttcctatggaagctatatggtatagtggtccgaacaaacttgatctgcttgcaatatagatgaacctacataccaagtttggtgactctagctcttatagtctctgagatctcggtgttcatacagacagacagacggacattgctatattgactcgtctattgatgctgatcaagaatatatatactttatggggtctgccagaccgctgtacttttttttagtactGGGTCTAAAAATTATGGGAAAAAAGCTTTAGCGAAAATCGAGCTGTTGATTTATTtggatgtatttttacatcttCTCTATGAAGAACTTGAGACACTGACTCTTTGAATCATAACAGTAGTCGCTTTATACAGTTTTTAGTTAAAGATCGGCGCCTGTGATCACCGAGTTACCGCTACTTGCTACCTGGCTAACAAAAGCGCTAAGAAAGCGGCGACTCTTTGTAGACGGTCAGCTGGAACGCCATCATAAGGCACACGCCGTAGTAGTCGGAAGATTGTGTGTAATATAATGCCTCGACAACAGATTAAGATATCAAAGTCAAAGTTCGCACTGCCGCGTTGCCTGGAGATGCACTAGGCTGTGACAAAGGTGCGTCCACTACAGTGCCCAGTTTACAGTACATGGCCCAAAGAAACACTCTTACTAGCTGCTAAACTTTGAAACATGATCTAGCCGCGTCAACTGGACCGGGGTATTAGAGAGTCAGTCATCTAGTGCAGTTCCGTCTTCAACTTCGTTTCCCATCTCCATCTTGGGCTCCCACTGCCTCTGCTGTGGTTTTGTTCCATGGCGTGTCTAATAATGCGACGGCTAATAGCTTCGGACACTGGCTGCCTGATCAGGGGACTAAGGTTGGGAGAGGGAAAGAAGTGCtgtattcatttaattagACTTTTTATGTTCCCTTGCAAAAGgtatgacaattttttttatgaattttgtaagtataataatattacaagAAGTTTTCAAGCTAATAATATATAGTTTCAGAAATCAAGTATCAAAAATTCGATATatgttgaattattttttccattcaaaatttttcttttaaattcatttctgGATGGACGATGGTGATAAGTCAATATCTACCTAAAACTCGGACTTCAGTCTTTTTAAGCAGAGCGTAAGATAAAAAACTTGCGATTAAAGGGGGTTTTTTATTACAGAATTCTTTTAGAAAGGGTATTTGAATTGCAGCCAGTCGTTAGATCGTTTATCTTtaaggtttttattttttgccaagCGGTTTGCGTGTGGGCCGTTGCTCTATGAATAACCGCAAACTCGTTGACagtttgttgtatttgctgttgttgttattgttgttgttgtcgttagtTGGTCATAAAGCGATTTTGTTTGCGTGAAAGCTGAGCCACACTTACTGCACATTTTAGTGTCAGCTTAATGGCTTTTGGGCCAGGCTACTTGGACTCTTGGGAACTCACCTTTCTTGAGCAGATTGGAGGCATGCGGATTGCGACTCTTTGTGCTCAGCGATGAGCAGTTCCATCGATGCCACTGAAACTACATCAgcataaaaagcataaaaagaagaagagaaatgATTAGCTAATGATGCAACAAACTAAATGGAAACAAATCTTGAAATTCTGCAAGTATTTCGTATGTCGAACCAGAAATGCCACTCAACAACATCagaatcaacagcagcaatttgCGAGatcgttttgatttttaatagcCAACAAAGTCATTTCAGATACAATCTTAGAAGAGTaattaacaaaagcaaacaaagcaGAAATATCTCAGAATATCTGCTCATAAGACTAACCAGCatgtaaatgttataaaacaTTAAGTCAAACGATAACAAAACATTAAGTAGCATTTCTTATCAATATTTGAAATCGTATACCTGTGTCTGGCATTCTCTGATGGCCATATCGAGGCCTTCTAACGCTGCAGCAGTCACATCACTTGCCTTGTAGCATAACTCCACCTGATCCTTGGTCAGACCAGGCACTGAGCGGCATGTGGCACGTCCGTCTGGCAAGCCATACAAcctggcaaataaaaaaaattattaaaatcgttttattagttttaaaacaGGATAAAAGAATGTTTGAGCtcttaaaaaatatcgaaaatttTGAGACCTTAAACTgagcttataaatatatatagatttcgGAAATTGAAAGATTTAagaattgatatattttagaaattgttgtaaattaaCTCCAAAACTTGTttcgcaaaacaaaaaatttcaggTTATGTAGTTTTTGAATATACTCTAAacgctttttttaatttgagccTCATCAACAtagaataatatttgttttaattatatttttaaagaagtaATAACTTTATGATAGAGATCCACAAATTTAACCCACAGATCAagtatgtttaaatattagcCACGCCCCCCCCCCCGCAAATCGGAAAAAAAACCCACAcctacagtttttaagataatacgttttttatagtaattaacgttagctattattattatctattaccCCACTGAATCGCAGCAAGGttggacaagtagaacgacAGTTAAAgcgaataaatttttttaaagtaaaacaaataatttcctAAAAGTACtcatatatattgaaattaataacgggtatcctatggtcgggatgtTGATTAAAGCCTtttcgactagtttttttttgtatttttctgtttttgccTTGATAAGGTGTTTTAAATCCTTCCTTCCCTTTTTATCCGTTGCTTAAATAGTAAGATTGTTGAAATCTAAGCACAGCATTTTTATCGATACTCCAGCACAGACATTCAATTCGCAAAGATATCGTATTTCGATTGAGATTTTTCTGTTATTCGCCATTTGAATAGAAATGTGATTACAGTAACCGCAGCTAACAATTAAATCAGAATATGAGTCCGAATTTCAGTCCCAATTTTAATTCCGAATCTGACCCAAGCTTGTTGCTCTGtcagcagcagtaacaacaacaacatcaacaacaaatttgccaTTAACCTTGAGCGCCAAAAAAAACCGcagacaaaatacaaattgaattaaaaaaagtagaaaaaatgcttggcaacaaatttaatttaatttcattttatatgtttatgtgaaatttaatttgagttttgCGGCTGATTTAATCAGCAAGAGCGAATATACAGCTCAACATATAGACGGATGGACAGAAGCTAAATTAAATTCCTGAAATGTCATAAATCTCAAGTCAAATCTTTGGTCTATGACTCACAGAAAAAATGCAGAGTTGCCAGACAGCGGGGCTGGTTAGGAGCACTGACAAAGAGCTGTGGCTCATTGTGGTTCATTGTGGCTCTCATTGAACTCATTTAGAGCGCGCCATCGCGTTCAAGGTCAGCGGAGAGGTGTTCTGATCTTGCACCacaagatacagatacagtatTGCGAGTGGCAGTTGACGTTGAACAACTTCATCGTTGCCACATATAGATACACTTCCTCATCACATcacatcgcatcgcatcgcatcgcatcgcgtTGATCTATGACACGCAGTTCTGGCAGCCTGGCATACCGCACGTATACGTGATGCGCTCCACGATGGCGTCTGCAATGTATTCTCTTAATGTTAAATCCCTGTTGCGTGCAGAGCGTGAAGCTCAGCGAGGGGGGGGAAGGGGGTTGTTAATTGGGGCACGTAGCGCATGTAAAAAATACTCAAATGTAGAAACGTGCCATTTTCACACACGTCCTCAACTGCAATTCAACAGCAGATCTGAGGATCTCTCATCAACATCTTTAGCTTTAACTTGAGCCCATCATTTGGTATGCCATTCACGAAGCATTCAGTCTATAGAGCCTGTCGACTGCAAGCTGATCACAACTTGCTCCCAAACTCTATTAAAAAAGCTGCAGTTGTTGATCAAGTTGGCCAGGTTGCGACACTCTTTAGCCATGTTAATGAGGTGCAAGCTTTGAGTTGGCTTTTGCTGAGTTTAAATCTAGAATAATATGTTCTTATTGTATATAATCTAATAAATCAATATGGTAATTTTCAGATTTTAGCAGAACTCTTTCGTTTTTGCTTccactttaaaaatgtatttaagctTCAGAATACTCAACTGTTTCTGTATTTCActaaaactattttcaaaGATTACCTTAGCTACattagaaaattaagaaatgtgCAATTCAGCAATAATAGAAAGCAATTAAAtgctaaaatatgtatattattggGGGGAATTAAAAAGCTGATAGCTTGAATTGATTATAATGGATGAGAAGCATTTGCGCTTGGTCAAGTTTTAGGCATTTCCTTTTCAGCACAACATTtgctcattttattattactcaaaacgtaaaaaaaaaaaaaatagagaatgtgataaatttatttaattacagtgAGCTATGGAAATTAAATGCTACAATACAGTGGGCACCCTGTATATTTTGAATAGTCGCCACAGATCAAAAGCATTCCTAGCTGTTGCCGTGGCTCTGTTGCCAGCCTGGCATGGAATGTATCTCGTCTCGTCGACTGAAAACCCAAACGTATCCAACCCAACTGACTTTGTGTATGTGATTGTGCGTAtctgtgtgcgtttgtgtgtgtgtgtgtgtgtgtgtatgtgtgtgggaaACAATGTTTATGCCAACTGGCTTAGATAGCTAACTGATTTGATATAGTTCGTATATGTGGACGTAGCATAAACCGACAAAAATCCTTGATTTATGCATGGGCTACCGTTTGACAGGCCCCAACTTGAGGCCAGCCTCGACATGAGAGCGACTTTTGGCGGCGCCTCTTAAAGCCTTTTGCCACACATTTCAATCTTTTTATGGCATTTCAATAGAACTCTCAACCTTAGAGCGTGAGAAactgaaattatgaaaatttaattgaaatttcttaGCAGGCATCGTGCATTATATATTTCagatttagttttagtttatcGTGGAAACACTTTTGCCTCTGATAAGCAGCAGCATCCTCGTCCTGCAATCCAATTGTTGGCCACATTTTAAGCCATGGCTAACAGATCGATAAATTGTATAAGCGAATCAATTGCGTCTGTTATCGCATCGCGTGAAATACGCACAGTCtcaacatcgacatcgacatcggcatcagcatcagcattggATCGAAGGATCCGATCGAAGACTTGATCTTCCAGTTCgaattgaagttgaagttggttTACTGCATGAGTCAGCGACGCCGTCGTCGACGTCGGTTCCTTGACTTTGTTGCCTTATCAGTTTTATTGaattcacaacaacaacattgagagAGACGGCAACTAAAAGCCATACGCTTTATAAAGCTGTTAACAAAATGTGCATCAGTTTAAATTCTTTATCTGAAAGACGTCTGGCAGATGGCTCTCAGCGATGCCCTGCATTGCATATCTTTCaaccaattaaaatgcattttgccaagaagttttttttctgtcttatttttcagttttttattttttccttagTCTTGCGGCTCTTTAAATTGcagttttgtttgcttgatTTGTAGTTTGCGATAGAGCATCAAGCTCATGATATCGATTGGGagtaagaaaaaaactgaaaggGCTTAAGCCCTTAAacgcaattaaataaaatgtgttttgacaaattacaATGGAAGTCAAAAATTccgcaaaatattttatgaaattagtCAATCCTTTATCcagataaataataatatatgaataacAGCTCACGTTATATTAGCATGTTCTTTTAGTATGCTATtctttattcttaaatatgagtaaacattaattaattttaaaatgacatgttttaaagaatattatgtTACAATCACTACAATCTTTAAACATCAGCAATTTTCAGTGAGGTTTTTAGGAacttgttgttctttttattaaaattacattgcTTGCATTTATCTTCttttattgacttttatttaagataatacagctTAAGCCGAGCTCCAAAGTCTAAACTCGAATCAAAGTGTTTGCAAGGGGCAACTATCTCGCCGATTGCCGATCACTTTGCAACCTATTGAGGCAAGTTTATCGCGTTGCCTGTCGATaagaaaatgcagaaaatttaacaagtaCTTAATTAAATGAGCTGCCAGTTAAACTTATGCTTCCAAATACGTACTTAAGATCTCGAGGCAGCTAAAGTAGCAGCGACtcatttataaattcaagtcAGTtcgttgcgcatacgccatgtgatGCAGGCGACAAGACAACACTTAaaggtgtgcgtgtgtgtgtgtgtgccagtgtgtgttgtttttgcacCCAATTAGGATTTGGCTGCTGCACATTATGCAATGCACTTGCCAGCTTTAtttggggggcgtggcagtgtgtacgtgtgtgtgtgtgtgcgtgcgtgtctgtgtgcttcatttgcatttcaaacgAAAAACTGTGGcaagctgcagttgcagttgcctcATTATGCGCTGCAATTATGACGTTGCAGCAACGAGGAAGACAACGAATTGCAGGCTGCTCTTCAACTTGCATTGCTGCAGTCTCGAGTTGACTGCAAtgcacgttgttgttgcatgggGTTGTCAACATACTTTTTTGCTTGTtgacaacacaacaacaacaacaataacaacaacgagatTAACAAGCTGCAACTACTAGGCAAGTCAACCAttcaaccaaccaaccaagcAACCAACCAACCAGGCAGTCAGTCAGCCGCACCTGGAACCTGGATCTTGGAACTTGGAACTTGGACAGACAACAGCTCTCTCGTCCGCCTGACTGCGCGCACAGTCCAAAGTTGAAGCTAGAAACGGAGCCGGAGACGGAGGCCGATTGACAGCGCCAGGCGCATTATAAGGCCTCAGTACCAGGGACCACCCTGCAATTGAAATCAACTCAATTGTGTAGGCTGAGGCAATGGGAGGACGAGATGcaataatgacaacaacagcagtcaAAAGAGAGCTTGCAAGCGGAGCTGTTGCAAGTTgtcagttgcaagttgcaagttagCTCTGGTTGGATACCAGATGTCCAGCAGTGGCCATGAACTGTTCAAAATGGCGT includes the following:
- the LOC117781464 gene encoding LOW QUALITY PROTEIN: protein Wnt-10b (The sequence of the model RefSeq protein was modified relative to this genomic sequence to represent the inferred CDS: deleted 3 bases in 2 codons) yields the protein MTAWQATTQQQQQKQKQQQQQQQQQHRHSNNNNNGGNNVVATQPPSRHCHLHLIVVIILACCTRWLYGLPDGRATCRSVPGLTKDQVELCYKASDVTAAALEGLDMAIRECQTQFQWHRWNCSSLSTKSRNPHASNLLKKGYRESAFAFAISAAGVAHSVARACSQGRLMSCGCDPTINRKTLNKNLRQSLDKEKKQFLQYLETNQILTPEEEKKYERSKIASRWKWGGCSHNMDFGVEYSKLFLDCREKAGDIQSKINLHNNHAGRVAVSNNMEFRCKCHGMSGSCQLKTCWKSAPDFHIVGKVLKHQFRKAILVDQSNLGNGEPVVVLKRARNKKLNGGNGAGTSSDMVASDASGILGGRETQRDRDGERGTRQPNADKSAARMARKLETSLFYYQRSPNFCERDLGADIQGTVGRKCNRNTTTSDGCASLCCGRGHSQVKERRAERCRCKFEWCCTVECDECHIEEWISVCN